A genome region from Apus apus isolate bApuApu2 chromosome 2, bApuApu2.pri.cur, whole genome shotgun sequence includes the following:
- the CCR9 gene encoding C-C chemokine receptor type 9 encodes MAVASIVTHPGKTSLDYYRNDSTVLTLYGNSGNDTDFMCDRRQVRQFAQAFLPVLFWLLFSVGTMGNALVVLVCCKYRFRRSMMDRYLLHLAIADLLLLFTLPFWAKAAFDGWIFKNFMCKIVNSMYKINFYSCSLFLTCISFDRYITIVQAMKAKTSKRRRLLRSKLMCWAVWLMSVSLCLPEVMYSQSLQVGDTSVCKITYPSNVSMIFRVTVLALKVSIGFFLPLLVMVICYALIINTLLQAKRSQKQKSLKIITMIITAFLLTQFPYNVILLVKAIHTYTGVVHSCQAADRLDIGLQVTQSIAFLHSCLNPFLYVFAGERFRTALGRLMRSGGCCSNGSQEQFSSAADTQEHSSNWSFAMLGRRRVRSSLTLRTHLTSSSTPPPCQVLL; translated from the exons ATGGCAGTTGCAAGCATA GTCACCCACCCTGGCAAGACCAGCCTGGATTACTACAGGAATGATAGCACAGTGCTGACTCTGTATGGAAACTCAGGGAATGACACAGACTTCATGTGTGACAGGAGGCAGGTCAGGCAGTTCGCTCAAGCCTTTCTGCCGGTGCTTTTCTGGCTCCTCTTCTCCGTGGGCACGATGGGAAACGCCTTGGTCGTGCTTGTCTGTTGCAAATACCGCTTCAGGAGGAGCATGATGGATCGGTACCTGCTGCACCTGGCCATTGCAGACCTGCTTCTCCTCTTCACCCTCCCCTTCTGGGCCAAGGCTGCCTTTGATGGCTGGATCTTCAAGAACTTCATGTGCAAGATTGTCAACAGCATGTATAAGATCAACTTCTACAGCTGCAGCTTGTTTCTCACCTGCATCAGCTTTGACAGATACATCACTATTGTCCAGGCGATGAAAGCTAAAACCTCCAAGCGCAGGCGGCTCCTGCGCAGCAAGCTCATGTGCTGGGCTGTCTGGCTGATGTCCGTGAGCCTGTGCCTCCCAGAAGTCATGTACAGCCAAAGCCTGCAGGTGGGTGACACATCGGTTTGCAAAATTACATACCCATCAAACGTCAGCATGATCTTCAGAGTTACTGTCCTGGCCTTGAAAGTCTCAATTGGATTCTTCCTCCCACTCCTAGTCATGGTTATTTGTTACGCCCTTATCATCAACACCCTCCTGCAAGCCAAAAGATCCCAAAAGCAGAAGTCACTCAAGATCATCACCATGATCATCACTGCTTTCCTCCTCACTCAGTTCCCGTACAATGTTATTTTGCTGGTCAAAGCCATCCACACCTACACCGGGGTGGTGCACAGCTGCCAGGCTGCCGACCGGCTGGACATAGGGCTGCAGGTCACCCAGAGCATCGCCTTCCTCCACAGCTGCCTCAACCCCTTCCTCTACGTCTTTGCCGGGGAGCGGTTCCGGACGGCGCTGGGCAGGTTGATGCGAAGCGGCGGCTGCTGCTCGAATGGGAGCCAAGAGCagttctcctctgctgctgacacccaggagcacagctcaAACTGGTCCTTTGCCATGCTGGGCAGGCGGCGAGTGAGGAGCTCACTGACCCTCAGGACCCATTTGACCTCCTCCTCTACGCCTCCCCCTTGCCAGGTCCTCTTGTAA